A genome region from Manihot esculenta cultivar AM560-2 chromosome 5, M.esculenta_v8, whole genome shotgun sequence includes the following:
- the LOC110616158 gene encoding glucan endo-1,3-beta-glucosidase isoform X1, which produces MEKSFYSLCGSMLTALLLLESTLLPGVEGDLGVNYGTLADDLPPPTKVAHFLVESTIINRVRLFDTNTEVLEAFANTGIALTVTVPNDQIPQLTKLSYAEEWLEANIQPYVPATNIIRILVGNEVLSTANKLLIANLVPAMENLHTALVEASLDTKIKVSTPHSLGILSNSSPPSTGKFRQGYDIHVLKPLLSFLRDTNSPFMINPYPFFGFSEDTLDYALFRPTSGVEDENTKLVYTNMLDEQIDAVFSAMKLLGFADVDIVIAETGWPSKGDTSQIGVDEEAAAEYNGNLMKHVMSGAGTPLLPNRTIETYIFSLFNENLKPGPTCERNFGLFQPNMTPVYDIGIIRSTVAAAATSNHHLTYLLIVSVGLHILNNHGETICFYNIQVHLMFYMCLRVTII; this is translated from the exons ATGGAGAAGAGCTTCTATTCTCTTTGTGGTTCAATGCTCACTGCTCTTCTGCTTCTTGAATCAACTCTACTTCCAG GAGTTGAAGGTGATCTTGGAGTCAACTATGGTACTTTGGCAGATGATCTTCCTCCCCCGACAAAAGTTGCTCATTTTCTCGTAGAATCCACCATTATCAACCGTGTTAGACTCTTCGATACGAATACCGAAGTCTTAGAAGCATTTGCTAACACTGGGATTGCACTCACAGTAACTGTCCCTAATGATCAAATCCCTCAACTTACCAAGCTGAGCTATGCTGAAGAATGGTTGGAAGCAAACATCCAACCTTATGTTCCTGCCACTAATATCATCAGAATTTTAGTTGGCAATGAAGTTTTATCAACTGCAAACAAATTGCTCATAGCAAACCTTGTTCCAGCAATGGAAAATCTCCACACTGCCCTTGTTGAAGCATCATTAGACACTAAAATCAAAGTCTCTACACCTCATTCTTTAGGCATTCTATCAAATTCAAGCCCACCATCCACTGGAAAATTTCGACAAGGCTATGATATTCATGTGCTTAAACCATTGCTTAGCTTTCTCAGAGATACCAATTCACCTTTCATGATCAACCCATATCCATTTTTCGGCTTCTCAGAAGATACTCTTGATTATGCACTTTTCAGGCCTACTTCTGGAGTGGAGGATGAAAATACCAAGCTTGTTTACACAAACATGTTAGATGAGCAGATTGATGCAGTCTTTTCAGCGATGAAACTTCTTGGTTTCGCCGATGTTGATATAGTTATAGCCGAAACAGGGTGGCCTTCCAAGGGAGATACATCACAAATTGGCGTTGATGAAGAAGCTGCAGCTGAGTACAATGGAAATCTCATGAAGCATGTAATGTCTGGTGCTGGAACTCCTCTCCTGCCCAACAGGACAATTGAGACTtacattttctctcttttcaaTGAAAATCTCAAGCCTGGACCTACTTGTGAGAGGAATTTCGGGTTGTTCCAGCCAAACATGACGCCTGTGTATGATATCGGAATCATCCGGTCCACAGTAGCCGCCGCTGCCACCTCTAACCACCATCTTACATATTTGTTAATCGTTTCTGTCGGCCTTCACATTCTCAATAATCATGGTGAAACTATATGCTTTTATAATATTCAAGTGCATCTAATGTTTTATATGTGTCTACGTGTTACTATTATTTGA
- the LOC110616158 gene encoding glucan endo-1,3-beta-glucosidase isoform X2, with amino-acid sequence MEKSFYSLCGSMLTALLLLESTLLPGVEGDLGVNYGTLADDLPPPTKVAHFLVESTIINRVRLFDTNTEVLEAFANTGIALTVTVPNDQIPQLTKLSYAEEWLEANIQPYVPATNIIRILVGNEVLSTANKLLIANLVPAMENLHTALVEASLDTKIKVSTPHSLGILSNSSPPSTGKFRQGYDIHVLKPLLSFLRDTNSPFMINPYPFFGFSEDTLDYALFRPTSGVEDENTKLVYTNMLDEQIDAVFSAMKLLGFADVDIVIAETGWPSKGDTSQIGVDEEAAAEYNGNLMKHVMSGAGTPLLPNRTIETYIFSLFNENLKPGPTCERNFGLFQPNMTPVYDIGIIRSTVAAAATSNHHLTYLLIVSVGLHILNNHG; translated from the exons ATGGAGAAGAGCTTCTATTCTCTTTGTGGTTCAATGCTCACTGCTCTTCTGCTTCTTGAATCAACTCTACTTCCAG GAGTTGAAGGTGATCTTGGAGTCAACTATGGTACTTTGGCAGATGATCTTCCTCCCCCGACAAAAGTTGCTCATTTTCTCGTAGAATCCACCATTATCAACCGTGTTAGACTCTTCGATACGAATACCGAAGTCTTAGAAGCATTTGCTAACACTGGGATTGCACTCACAGTAACTGTCCCTAATGATCAAATCCCTCAACTTACCAAGCTGAGCTATGCTGAAGAATGGTTGGAAGCAAACATCCAACCTTATGTTCCTGCCACTAATATCATCAGAATTTTAGTTGGCAATGAAGTTTTATCAACTGCAAACAAATTGCTCATAGCAAACCTTGTTCCAGCAATGGAAAATCTCCACACTGCCCTTGTTGAAGCATCATTAGACACTAAAATCAAAGTCTCTACACCTCATTCTTTAGGCATTCTATCAAATTCAAGCCCACCATCCACTGGAAAATTTCGACAAGGCTATGATATTCATGTGCTTAAACCATTGCTTAGCTTTCTCAGAGATACCAATTCACCTTTCATGATCAACCCATATCCATTTTTCGGCTTCTCAGAAGATACTCTTGATTATGCACTTTTCAGGCCTACTTCTGGAGTGGAGGATGAAAATACCAAGCTTGTTTACACAAACATGTTAGATGAGCAGATTGATGCAGTCTTTTCAGCGATGAAACTTCTTGGTTTCGCCGATGTTGATATAGTTATAGCCGAAACAGGGTGGCCTTCCAAGGGAGATACATCACAAATTGGCGTTGATGAAGAAGCTGCAGCTGAGTACAATGGAAATCTCATGAAGCATGTAATGTCTGGTGCTGGAACTCCTCTCCTGCCCAACAGGACAATTGAGACTtacattttctctcttttcaaTGAAAATCTCAAGCCTGGACCTACTTGTGAGAGGAATTTCGGGTTGTTCCAGCCAAACATGACGCCTGTGTATGATATCGGAATCATCCGGTCCACAGTAGCCGCCGCTGCCACCTCTAACCACCATCTTACATATTTGTTAATCGTTTCTGTCGGCCTTCACATTCTCAATAATCATG GCTAG